The following proteins are co-located in the Komagataeibacter sp. FNDCF1 genome:
- a CDS encoding transporter, whose amino-acid sequence METVPDFPMADNAASPAAGLPSATSVSNGLVWAIACQAGQRPRRLNDEQIVHALEGHPPESPGSWVWLHYDIVHTASRAHIQSIPCLPEEVRLALGSTDRGTNVEAEGDIVYGALPGFDDAMSEDDKNLSAWRFAVLPTLLITTRRQPVPALGVVYRALQRIDSLDSPAEVVDHTLLEFADTVRRNIGMLDDQLDRAEDLLLTLDQHTDFGRISGLIGRVRRRSTELRRVISPVDRIFHNEDLELPEWAEDDIRDRSQRQIHAALDDLLALQDRARSLQDELASGQAEETNRRLYTVSIVTTLMLPATFVTGFFGMNTGGMFLASGTMGTVEAGGICFVFMMITWMLLKVMKLL is encoded by the coding sequence ATGGAAACCGTCCCCGATTTCCCGATGGCGGATAATGCCGCATCCCCTGCCGCCGGGCTGCCCTCCGCCACATCCGTCTCCAACGGGCTGGTCTGGGCCATTGCCTGCCAGGCAGGCCAGCGGCCCCGGCGGCTGAACGACGAACAGATTGTCCATGCGCTGGAAGGCCATCCCCCCGAAAGCCCGGGATCGTGGGTCTGGCTGCATTACGACATCGTCCATACCGCCAGCCGCGCCCACATACAGTCCATACCCTGCCTGCCCGAGGAAGTGCGCCTTGCACTGGGCAGCACGGACCGGGGCACGAACGTGGAAGCGGAAGGGGACATCGTCTACGGCGCCCTGCCCGGCTTTGACGATGCCATGTCGGAGGACGACAAGAACCTCTCCGCCTGGCGCTTCGCGGTCCTGCCGACCCTGCTCATCACCACGCGCCGGCAGCCCGTGCCCGCGCTGGGTGTTGTCTACCGCGCGCTGCAACGTATCGATTCACTCGATTCCCCCGCCGAGGTGGTTGACCATACCCTGCTCGAGTTTGCCGATACCGTGCGGCGCAATATCGGCATGCTTGATGACCAGCTGGACCGGGCCGAGGACCTGCTGCTGACACTGGACCAGCACACGGATTTCGGGCGCATAAGCGGGCTGATCGGGCGGGTGCGCCGCCGCTCGACCGAATTGCGGCGCGTGATCTCGCCCGTTGACCGCATTTTCCATAACGAGGACCTGGAACTGCCTGAATGGGCGGAGGATGACATACGCGACCGCTCCCAGCGCCAGATCCACGCGGCACTGGATGACCTTCTGGCACTGCAGGACCGCGCGCGCTCGCTACAGGATGAACTGGCATCGGGTCAGGCGGAAGAAACCAACCGTCGCCTTTATACCGTTTCCATCGTGACCACGCTCATGCTGCCCGCGACCTTCGTGACCGGTTTTTTCGGCATGAATACCGGTGGCATGTTCCTGGCTTCGGGCACCATGGGCACGGTGGAGGCCGGTGGCATCTGCTTTGTATTCATGATGATCACGTGGATGCTGCTCAAGGTGATGAAGCTGCTGTGA